Within Acidaminococcus timonensis, the genomic segment AGGGTCAGTGCGTTCATTTCTGGATCCCCTGCAGGACGAAATAGGTCAGAAACCGCAGGACCCGCAGTTCCTTCTCGTTATGCCGCTTATCCTCGCTCATTTTTCCGAACACGGGCAGGGCTGTCTTCAGCATGGCTTTTGTAATGCCGTGCTGACGTACGCCGCCCTGGTTCACGCTCTTTTCGAATCCAGCCAGCACCTGCAGGGTCTGGCGCTTCTGGGCACCGGTGAGTTTGCCGTTGCTCAGGATCTGTTTTTTGATTACATCTTTCTGTTCCAGGAAATCCTGCTTGTCCAGCAGCCCGGTTTCTTCTGTTGCCATGGTTCTGTTACTCCCCTGTGCGGAACCCTCGGACCGCCTTTCCCAGGCCGCCCGTTTCCGCCGATTTGATTGTATCATTGTACCATTTTTGGTACGGGAAAATCAACGGACCACCCGCAGGGGCTGAGGCCCCCCTGTCAGACACACAGGGCCGTCCGGTCCGATCCGGTAGGTGTTCTCCGTACCCACCATACCCAGTTCCGGCAGGGCGATCTTGGGTTCCACCGCAAACACCATGTTTTCCTGGATTTTCTCCTTCACACCACTGGCGATCACCGGAGTCTCGTCCATGCACATCCCGATGCTGTGGCCCAGGAACCGGCCGCCGTTCATGAAAATCCCCTCATACCGGGGATCAAAGTCCGCCATGACCTGATCGTAAATATCTCCCAGGACTGCTCCCGGTTTCATCAGGGAAAGGGTCTTCTGCTCCAGGGAGAGGCAGTAATTATAGGCCCGGAGGATTTCCTCCTTTGCCGGATCCCGGTCCAGATCCCCATAATAGTACACCACCGTCTTGTCCGTATTGTACCCATCGAAGCCACAGGGAATGTCCAGGTACACCAGCCGTCCCTGTTTCAGCAGACGGAAGGCGGAGCCGATGCTCTGTACCGCCACACAGGTCCCGCCGGTCCCGCCAGGGCCGTCGAAGGCTGTGCGCACCAGGGCACTTTTGCCAAAGGAAGCCAGACCGATCACATCTTCACCCAGAGGCCGGTTGGTCCGTGCCACTCCCTGACTGCCCTTCAGCACCATGCGCAGATACAGCTGGATGGCCAGTTCTGCTTCGCTGATCCCTTCCTTCAGGAATACCGGGGCTTCCTGCATGAGCACGTCCCCGTGGATCCGGCCGCTGGTGGCCAGCAGGGCCAGTTCGTAGGGACTTTTCACGCTCCTCAGGTGTCCCAGGATGGGATCCAAATTCTTCCGGACTGCAAAAGGGAAATATTTGTGGAAGAACCGCAGCCACTCCAGAGAGGTGTGCTTTTCATCCAGATACACGGACCTGGGCAGATCCTCCCCGTAGAACTGGGCAGCCTGCCGATAGCTGTGCATGGGCAGGATCTGGGTGGAAGGCAGCAGGGATTCGTTCCGGGCCCGTTCCAGGCTGCGCCGCACCCACAGGATGGCATCCTGGGGACGTACCAGGAAGGCCCCCTCCTGCATGGTGCCTGTAAAGTAATACATATCCAGCTTATCGCTGACCACCGCCATCTGCCAGTCCGGATCCGCTTCCGTAAGGGATGCCCGCAGCCGTTCCAGACGGCCCTGGAGTTCCTCCAGAGGGACCCGCCGCAGATCTTCGCTGACCAGGATATCATGTTCCAAAAAAGCCATGGTTCATTACCTCCGCTTGTAGTTTTCTCCGCAGGTACACAGTGTACCACGAAAAAGGAGCTGCTGCACGTTTTTCATGCAACAGCTCCTGACGGGTTGATTCTCATGGGCTCCCCACCCCGGAGGGACGGGGCAGAACGAAATCATGGCTCACTTGATTCGATGGCATTATTATAGGCCCCCGGACAGGTTATGTCAACCATTGTTTTTAACGGGTTAACCATTCACCAGTCACGACTCCCGTAAAACTTCACCCAGCACCTCCATCGCCTGTGTCAGTTCCTCCTTCGCAATGGTCAGCGGCGGATTGAAATACAGCACATCTCCCAGGGGCCGCAGCACCAGTCCCCTGGCCAGCGCTTTTTGATACAGCTGATAGCCCAGCCGTTTTTCTGCGGGAAAGGGACGTTTGGATTTTCGGTCCGCCACCAGCTCCAGCGCATGGATCAGTCCAATGTGACGGATTTCCCCTATATGCTCATGCTTTCCGAACCGTCCTTCCATTTCCTTCGTCAGCCAGCGGGCCGTTTCCCGGGCTTTGAGCAGGATCTGCTGCTGTTCCAGAACGTCCAGTACCCCCAGGGCCGCTGCGCAGCCCAGAGGATTGCCTGCATAGGTATGGCTGTGGAGAAATGCCTTGTGGGTCCCATAATCATCGTAGAAGGCATCGTAGATTTCCTGGGTGGTCACCGTCAGGGACATGGGCAGATAGCCCCCTGTAAGGCCTTTGGAGAGACACATCACATCGGGCGTGATCCCGGCCTGCTCACAGGCAAACAGGGTCCCGGTGCGTCCAAATCCCGTAGCGATTTCATCGGCGATCAGCTTGACACCGTATCCGTCACACAGTTTCCGCAGCTTCTTCAAATACAGAGCCGGATAGATCCGCATGCCGGCACTGCCCTGGAGCAGCGGCTCCACGATCATGGCCGCCGCTTCCTTCCCATAACGGGCAAACGCCTCTTCCGCTTTGCCAAAACAGGGGCAGGTACAATCGTCCCTCTGCTTCCCATAGGGACAGCGATAGCAGTCCGGGGCCTCCACATGGATGGTCTCCATGAGCATGGGTTTGTACTTCAGGGAAAACAGGTCCATGCTGCCCACGGAAAGAGCCCCCACCGTCTCCCCATGGTAGCCTTCCGTCAGGCAGAGGAATTTTTGCCGTTCCGGATGACCGGTCTGCTGATGATACTGGAAGCATAGTTTCAGGGCTGCCTCCACAGCGGCCGATCCATTGTCGTGGAACTGGAATTTGCTGAGACCGGGAGGCACCAGCTTTTGCAATCGCCGGGCCAGGGTGATGGCCGGTTCATGGGTGAAATTGGCAAAAATCACATGTTCCAGTCTGTCCAGCTGGGCCTTGATCCGGGCATTCAGCACCGGATGGGTATGTCCCAGCAGATTGGCCCACCAGGAACTTACGATATCCAGATAGGCTTTTCCGTGGATGTCATAGAGCCAGCAGCCATGAGCATGATCGATGACCATGGGCGGCAGGGTTTCATAGTCCTTCATCTGGGAGCAGGGATGCCAGATCAGCTCCAGATCTTGTTGTTCCATGGATTGTTCCATATTTTCTCCTTTTCAGCGGTACAGCTGGATCAATTTTCCTGTTTCTACATCCAGTTCCTGATCTCCTGCCTGGATGCAGGCCAGTACCGGTACCTCCGTCAATCGTTCCGTCATGACCCGGTTGTCCTCCTGCATGGGGTCCCCGGGAACCCAGTGGTTGAAGAAGATGCCCCGCACCGGAATTTGCCGGCGGCGGAGATATTCCACTGTGAGCACCGTACTGTTGATGGTTCCCAGCCCTGCATGGGCCACGATCACACACCCCAGGCCCAATTCCCGGATCACATCCTCCAGCAGCAGCTTCTCCTGCCCATCCCAGCGCAGGGGGCACAGGATCCCGCCGCTGCCTTCCATGGTCAGGTAGTCATGCCGGGATTTTGCCCGGGCAAAGTCCCGGCGGATCCGGTCCATCTCCACCGGTACACCGGTGTGCCTGGCCGCCAGGTGGGGCGATACCGCCTCCTGATACACATACGTCACCAGATCCTCCAGGGGATCCTCCAGCCCGGCTGTCTCCTTCACCCAGGCCGCATCCCCCGGGATCAGGTTTCCCTGTCCATCCGGCTCCGCACCACTGAGAGCCCCTTTGTAATAGCCGGCATCCAGCCCGGCCTCCTTCAATTTTTTCACCAGCAGTCCGGTTACATACGTTTTCCCCACATCCGTTCCGGTACCGGTCACAAACAATGCTTTTCCCATATTCACCCGTTCCTTTCCTGAAAAGGTCCTGCCGGAAGCACCGTACCCCCCTATCCGCCCTTTTCAAGAGCGGCAGTGACAGTCTCCTGTTCGGATTCACAACGTACCCCCCATATCCGCCCTTTTCAAGGGCGGGGGACCATGCGGATGCATGGTGGTGGGTTCCGCGCAGCGGCCTCTTCCCTCTTTACTCTTCTTTCTCCACTTTCACTGTACCCAGATTCCCGCCCGATGGCAGCGCAGTCCCACCACCGTGGCGCCCAGGCACAGCAAAAAGTCCGGGACCACCTGCAGCACGCCGCAGATCCACAACGCTGCCCAGAACCCGATGGGAGCCTGGACCAGGTAATTGGAAGCCAGGTAGAAATACCCGATTCCCAGCACATAGACCACCGCCATACCGATCAGGGTAATGCCCAGGAGCCTCCGGAAGGTCACCGCTCCCTGTCTGGCCAGATGGCCGCAGACCCAGGCCTGTACCGTAAATCCCACCAGATAGCCGAAGGTGGGTTTCAGGATATAAGCCGGCCCGCCACCGGAGGCAAACACCGGGATCCCCACCAGCCCCATGAACACATAAGCCCCCACGGCCACTGCACCCAGCCGGGGTCCCAAAAGCAGTCCCGCCAGCAGGGTGAACAGGAACTGCAGGGTATACACATCGGACCCTACCGGGATCTGGATCAGAGCCCCCACGGCCACCAGAGCAATGAACAACCCGCACAACACCATTTCACGCAAACGCACAGCCTCACCTCCAAAAAATTTCAGACGATTGTACCATACAGGAAACAGCACTTTTATGTCAACCTAGTAATTCTGTATAGTTAACGTAACAAGTGTCCCCAAAAAGGGGGTGTGAAAAAATCACAGCCTCCCTTTTTCAGTGGCTGGTGGATAGTGAGTCATGGTTGGGAAAGAATTTTTTGCCCGCAGGGCAGATCGGTAAGCGGGTCGATCAGAGCGATCGGACCCCTACGGATTGGTACCGCACGTGGGTTGCGTAGGGATGACCCGTCAGGGGCATCCGTTCCCAGGTCTGGAAGCGGGTCGATCAGAGCAATCGAACCCTACGGCGTTGGGGGCCCAGCGATACCATACTCTCTCAGCCGGACGGGGTACCGCTGGCCGACCATGGAAGAAAAGTTGCTTCCAGGCGTGGAAAGGGAGACAAAAATAAAGCTGTGAAAAAATGAATCCTCATTTTTTCACAGCGTCTCCTTCACACCTTTTCAAACCGGTACTTCTGTTTCACGTCCGGATACTTCCTGTGGTCCACTTCACTGAGGAACATGGCCTCCGGCCGGGCATACAGCCCGAAATCCCCGTACAGGGCCTCGTAGATCATCAACGGTTCCCGGGTTTCTGAATGGATGGCCGTACCAATGACCCGGTACAGGTACCGGTTGGTCCGTTTCTCTTCCTCCGTCAGCCCTTCCCGCTTGAAATGCTGCACAAGATCTCCCGGATGGAACACTCTCTTTTCCATCGCTGCCTCCTTTCTATCCCCGGGTTCCCGAACGAACCCTGCGGCCGGGAATACGGCCTTATTTGCGGGTTCCCCTTTCCCCGCTGATCATGCCGCCCAATACCAGGCACACCCCGGCCAGCTGCAGTTCTGTAATGGGTTCCTGCAGCACGAACACACTCAGCAGCACTGCCACCACCGGATCCACGTAACTCAAAATGGCCGTTGTCTGGGCCGGCACCCGGGTCAGGCTGCCGAAATAGATGCCATAGGCCAGCCCGGTGTGGACCACCCCCAGCAGCAGCGTCAGCCCCCAGCCCAATCCTGTCATGGTATGGAAGTCCAGACTGCCGGATGCTCCGGAATAGACCAGCAGGAAGAGAGCCGCCGTCCCCAGCTGGACCGCCGTCTGTTCATAGGGATCCAGTCCGGTGAGGGTTTTGCTCAGGACGATGATGGCTGCATAGAAAAAGGCCCCCAGCAGGGCATATACCACCCCGCTGAAATCCCCTGGACCCCCGGTGGCGGTACTGCCCACCACCCCGGACACCAGCAGCATTCCGCCAATGGTGATGGCCGCACAGACCCGTTTCCGTCTCCCCAGGGTTTCATGGAATACCAGGGGTGCCGCCACCAGCATGAACACCGGTGCCATATAGTAGCACAGGGTCGCAATGGCCACCGTAGTGTGGTTGAAGGCTTCGAAGAAAAACACCCAGTCCAGCCCCAGCAGCAGCCCGCTGAGCAGCAGTTTGGGAGCCTGCTGCCCCAGGATCTTCCCATGGAAGGAGATGTGCTTTCCCTGCATGAGCACCACCATGGCCAGGCATCCCAGGGCCGCCCGCAGAAAAGCCAGGGGCACCGAGCCCAGAGGAATGTACCGGCGCACCAGCCCGATAGTTCCGAAGATCACCAAAGAAAGCAGCATGCGTCCTTTGGGCGAAAGAAAAGAAAATTCCATACCCAGCGTCCATCCTTTACAACAGATTGTCCATATTTTTTCATTATAGCATATGGATGGTGCCGGAAGCGACCCTTCCTGTATCCAACCCTGTTGTACGATGTTTGGTTCAGGGTTGTATGAACCTTTTCCCCCGATTTCCCGTTTCCATGGTACAATGGAAGAAAACCCTCAAGGAGGCATCCCCATGAAAGACTTCGTGTATGATATCCCCACCAAGGTCTATTTCGGCAAGACGGCCCTCAACCATGTGGGCGAAGAACTGTCCCGGTTCGGCCACAAGGTACTGCTGGTCTACGGCGGCGGTTCCATCAAACGCACCGGCCTGTATGACAGGCTGATTGCCCAGTTCAAAGCCTGCCGGCTGGATTGGGTGGAACTGCCCGGCATCGAACCCAATCCCAGGATCCAGTCCGTGCGTCAGGGCGCGGCTCTCTGCAAAAAGCAGGGCTGTGATATGGTGCTGGCCGCAGGCGGCGGCTCCTGTATGGATGCGGGCAAATTCATTGCCGCCGGAGCCTGTGTGGATTTCGACCCCTGGGATTTCATCTCGAAGCATCTTCCTCTGACAAAAGCCCTGCCCATCCTGACCATCCCCACCATGGCCGCCACCGGCTCCGAAATGAATCCGACTGTTGTCATCAGCAATATGGAAACCCGCCAGAAACTTGGCTGTTCCTCTCCTGCACTGCGCCCCAAAGTCTCCTTCCTGGATCCGGAGCTGACGGTTTCGGTCAGCCGGTATCAGACGGCCTGCGGCTCTGCTGACATCCTGTCCCACATTATGGAAACCTACTTCAACCCGGGCGAAGGCATGTTCATGCTGGATTCTGTCATGGAAGGCCTCATGAAGACCGTATTGAAATACGCCCCCATAGCCCTGGAGCATCCCGACGATTACGAAGCCCGGGCCAATCTGATGTGGGCATCCACCTGGGCCATCAACGGCTTCACCCGAACCTGCCAGAATCATGTGTGGGCCTGCCACGGCCTGGAACACGAGCTGTCCGCCCTCTACGATATCACCCATGGGCTGGGGCTGGCCATTGTTACGCCCCGGTTCCTGGAATACTGCCTGGACGAAAGCAATGTAAGCCGGTATGTGCGG encodes:
- a CDS encoding M24 family metallopeptidase, which produces MAFLEHDILVSEDLRRVPLEELQGRLERLRASLTEADPDWQMAVVSDKLDMYYFTGTMQEGAFLVRPQDAILWVRRSLERARNESLLPSTQILPMHSYRQAAQFYGEDLPRSVYLDEKHTSLEWLRFFHKYFPFAVRKNLDPILGHLRSVKSPYELALLATSGRIHGDVLMQEAPVFLKEGISEAELAIQLYLRMVLKGSQGVARTNRPLGEDVIGLASFGKSALVRTAFDGPGGTGGTCVAVQSIGSAFRLLKQGRLVYLDIPCGFDGYNTDKTVVYYYGDLDRDPAKEEILRAYNYCLSLEQKTLSLMKPGAVLGDIYDQVMADFDPRYEGIFMNGGRFLGHSIGMCMDETPVIASGVKEKIQENMVFAVEPKIALPELGMVGTENTYRIGPDGPVCLTGGPQPLRVVR
- the bioA gene encoding adenosylmethionine--8-amino-7-oxononanoate transaminase, yielding MEQSMEQQDLELIWHPCSQMKDYETLPPMVIDHAHGCWLYDIHGKAYLDIVSSWWANLLGHTHPVLNARIKAQLDRLEHVIFANFTHEPAITLARRLQKLVPPGLSKFQFHDNGSAAVEAALKLCFQYHQQTGHPERQKFLCLTEGYHGETVGALSVGSMDLFSLKYKPMLMETIHVEAPDCYRCPYGKQRDDCTCPCFGKAEEAFARYGKEAAAMIVEPLLQGSAGMRIYPALYLKKLRKLCDGYGVKLIADEIATGFGRTGTLFACEQAGITPDVMCLSKGLTGGYLPMSLTVTTQEIYDAFYDDYGTHKAFLHSHTYAGNPLGCAAALGVLDVLEQQQILLKARETARWLTKEMEGRFGKHEHIGEIRHIGLIHALELVADRKSKRPFPAEKRLGYQLYQKALARGLVLRPLGDVLYFNPPLTIAKEELTQAMEVLGEVLRES
- the bioD gene encoding dethiobiotin synthase, which gives rise to MGKALFVTGTGTDVGKTYVTGLLVKKLKEAGLDAGYYKGALSGAEPDGQGNLIPGDAAWVKETAGLEDPLEDLVTYVYQEAVSPHLAARHTGVPVEMDRIRRDFARAKSRHDYLTMEGSGGILCPLRWDGQEKLLLEDVIRELGLGCVIVAHAGLGTINSTVLTVEYLRRRQIPVRGIFFNHWVPGDPMQEDNRVMTERLTEVPVLACIQAGDQELDVETGKLIQLYR
- a CDS encoding biotin transporter BioY is translated as MRLREMVLCGLFIALVAVGALIQIPVGSDVYTLQFLFTLLAGLLLGPRLGAVAVGAYVFMGLVGIPVFASGGGPAYILKPTFGYLVGFTVQAWVCGHLARQGAVTFRRLLGITLIGMAVVYVLGIGYFYLASNYLVQAPIGFWAALWICGVLQVVPDFLLCLGATVVGLRCHRAGIWVQ
- a CDS encoding DUF1653 domain-containing protein — encoded protein: MEKRVFHPGDLVQHFKREGLTEEEKRTNRYLYRVIGTAIHSETREPLMIYEALYGDFGLYARPEAMFLSEVDHRKYPDVKQKYRFEKV
- a CDS encoding DMT family transporter — encoded protein: MEFSFLSPKGRMLLSLVIFGTIGLVRRYIPLGSVPLAFLRAALGCLAMVVLMQGKHISFHGKILGQQAPKLLLSGLLLGLDWVFFFEAFNHTTVAIATLCYYMAPVFMLVAAPLVFHETLGRRKRVCAAITIGGMLLVSGVVGSTATGGPGDFSGVVYALLGAFFYAAIIVLSKTLTGLDPYEQTAVQLGTAALFLLVYSGASGSLDFHTMTGLGWGLTLLLGVVHTGLAYGIYFGSLTRVPAQTTAILSYVDPVVAVLLSVFVLQEPITELQLAGVCLVLGGMISGERGTRK
- a CDS encoding iron-containing alcohol dehydrogenase encodes the protein MKDFVYDIPTKVYFGKTALNHVGEELSRFGHKVLLVYGGGSIKRTGLYDRLIAQFKACRLDWVELPGIEPNPRIQSVRQGAALCKKQGCDMVLAAGGGSCMDAGKFIAAGACVDFDPWDFISKHLPLTKALPILTIPTMAATGSEMNPTVVISNMETRQKLGCSSPALRPKVSFLDPELTVSVSRYQTACGSADILSHIMETYFNPGEGMFMLDSVMEGLMKTVLKYAPIALEHPDDYEARANLMWASTWAINGFTRTCQNHVWACHGLEHELSALYDITHGLGLAIVTPRFLEYCLDESNVSRYVRFGVNVFGLDPRQEPMTIAQQSIRKLADFFYKDLGLTSTLTELGIRKEDFPLMAQKACEAKGGEIKGFKTLHQQDIIQIYKMCL